In the Streptomyces coeruleoprunus genome, CGACGGGCGCCCATTCGCGCGGCGAGCGGGGGATGCCCAGCCGGAGCCGGCCGCCGAAGCGTCCGCGCTCCCCGTGCAGCGCGAGCAGGACGACGGAGTCGGTGGGGTGGAAGCCGAGCATGTAGGGAAGGGCGTCGGCCAGCTCGGCCGGGCCCCGCAGGGTGATCTGCGGTTCGTCGGCGAATCCCGCGGACCGGCTCGCCGGTGCCGGGGTGTCCGGCGTGGTTGGGCGGGTGGGCCGCTGGGGGTGCGTGGGGTCGTGGTGTTCGCTCATGGGCACGACGGTCCCGCACCCCGCACACCCCGTCGACCCCTGTGGATAACGTTCTCCACAGGCCGGCACTGGCCGCTGGCACCCCCGCTCACCTCGTGATATGCGCCCGGCCGAGCGGAGAGGACAGGGCTACGGTCGCCTCTGCCGGCGAGGTGCCGCACGGCTCTCCGGCACGGTCCGGCATCGTGCCCGACCATTCGCCCGATGTCAGTCCCGTGCTGTTGCATGGGGGCATGGAGCACACGAACCCCGGAGATCTCCGCGCGGCCGCCGACGCCGTCCTCGCCCGCCTGGTCGGCGCACCCGACGGCACCGCGCGGCTGCGCGAGGACCAGTGGCGGGCGATCGAGGCGCTGGTGGCGCACCGCCGCCGGGCCCTGGTCGTGCAGCGCACGGGCTGGGGCAAGTCCGCGGTGTACTTCGTCGCCACCGCGCTGCTGCGCGCCCGGGGCAGCGGTCCCACCGTGATCGTCTCGCCGCTGCTCGCGCTCATGCGCAATCAGGTGGACGCGGCGGCCCGCGCCGGCATCCACGCGCGGACGATCAACTCGTCGAACACGGAGGAGTGGGAGACCGTCCAGGCCGAGGTGGCCGCGGGGAACGTGGACGTGCTGCTGGTCAGCCCGGAGCGGCTGAACAACCCGGACTTCCGCGACCAGGTCCTGCCCGCGCTGTCGGCGGCCACGGGGCTCCTCGTCGTCGACGAGGCGCACTGCATCTCCGACTGGGGCCACGACTTCCGGCCGGACTACCGCAGGCTGCGCACGATGCTCACCGAACTGCCCGCGGGCGTCCCGGTGCTGGCCACGACGGCCACCGCCAACGCGCGCGTGACGGCCGACGTCGCGGAACAGCTCGGCACGGGCAGCGGCTCGGACGCCCTCGTGCTGCGCGGGCCGCTGAACCGGGAGAGCCTGAGCCTCGGTGTGCTGCACCTGCCGGACGCCGCGCACCGGCTGGCGTGGCTCGCCGACCACCTGGACCGGCTGCCGGGCTCCGGCATCGTCTACACGCTCACCGTGGCCGCCGCCGAGGAGGTCACGGCGTTCCTGCGCCAGCGCGGTCACACGGTCGCCTCGTACACGGGCAGGACCGAGGACGCCGACCGCCGCCAGGCCGAGGAGGACCTGCTCGCCAACCGGGTGAAGGCGCTGGTGGCCACCTCCGCGCTCGGCATGGGGTTCGACAAGCCGGACCTGGGCTTCGTCGTCCACCTCGGGTCGCCCTCCTCCCCCATCGCCTACTACCAGCAGGTGGGCCGTGCCGGGCGTGGCGTCGCGCAGGCCGAGGTGCTGCTGCTGCCGGGCCGTGAGGACCAGGCGATCTGGGACTACTTCGCGTCCGTCGCCTTCCCGCGGGAGGAGCTGGTCCGCCGGACGATCGACGTGCTCTCGGCGTCCGACCGTCCGCTGTCGCTGCCCGCGCTGGAGCCGCTGGTCGAGCTGCGCCGCTCCCGCCTGGAGACCATGCTGAAGGTCCTCGACGTGGACGGGTCCGTGCGGCGCGTCAAGGGAGGCTGGGTCGCGACCGGCGAGCCCTGGGTGTACGACACCGAGCGTTACGCACGGGTCGCCAAGCAGCGCGACGCCGAGCAGCAGGCGATGCGCGACTACGCCACCACCAGCGGGTGCCGTATGAAGTTCCTGCAGCTCCAGCTGGACGACGAGACCGCGGCGCCCTGCGGACGCTGCGACAACTGTGCGGGCCCCCGGTTCACCGCCGAGATGTCCCCCGCTTCTCTGGCCGCGGCGCGTGGCGAGCTGCACCGGGCCGGCGTCGAGGTGGAGCCGCGCCGCATGTGGCCGACCGGACTCCCGGCCGTGGGCGTGGAGTTGAAGGGGCGTATTCCCGCGCAGGAACAGGCGTTCCCCGGGCGGGCCCTCGGCAGGCTGTCGGACATCGGCTGGGGCAACCGCCTGCGCCCGATGCTGGCGGAGCAGGCGCCGGACGGGCCGGTTCCGGACGACGTGCTCGACGCGGTCGTGGGGGTGCTTGCCGACTGGGCCAAGGGACCCGGCGGTTGGGCGTCGGGCGAGCCGGGGGCGGCGCCCCGGCCCGCGGCCGTGGTGACGGTCGCGTCGCGTGCCAGACCGCAGCTCGTGGAGTCGCTGGGCCGGCGTATCGCCGAGGTCGGCCGCATGCCGATGCTCGGCTCCGTCACGTACGCACCGGAGGCGTTGGACGTGCGGATCTCCCGCACGAACAGCGCCCAGCGCGTGCGTGGTCTGGACGCCGCCCTGACGGTTCCTCCGGCTGTGGCCCGGGAGTTGGTGTCCCTGGACGGTCCCGTGCTGCTGGTCGACGACTTCTCGGACAGCGGCTGGACGCTGGCCATGGCGACGCGGCTGCTGCGGCGGGCCGGGGCGAAGGGGGTGTTTCCGCTGGTCCTCGCGGTCGCGGGGTGACGGGCCCGGAAGCGGAATTCCCCCGCACGGTAATTGGGTGTCATACCGGTTCATTCCCGTCAGGGGCCCCAATTGCTCGTTGCCGCCCGCCCATGACGCCAGCAAGAATTGGATTCCGCTCCCGCACACGGCCCGTTCGCGGTCCGGAAGGGCTGTGCCGCGGCGCGCCCTCACTCGTCCTTGCCCGCTCTGTGGGCGCGTATGCGAAGGGAGGACCGTGACCTTCGGATTCGCTCCGTCCGCAGCCAGCTCGATGTCCACGCCGGCCGTCTCCGCCAGCCGCCTCGCCCGAATGCTCGAACCAGCCGAGTGGGCGGCCGCCGGAATTCCCTTGCTGCGCAATCCCCGTGAAGTCGTCACGGGTTTGCACGCCCGGCACAGCCCGACGCCCGCCATGGCCGTGGTGGCGGTGCTCGACCACGAGGAACGGCTCATCGCCAGTGCGTCCTTCGTCCGCCGGCCGGCGCCCGCGGACGGGTGGGAGTTCCGCAACGCCCTCCTCGCGCATCTGCGCCGGGTCGTCCCGCACGACCTGCGTCGGCGCACCCCCGTGCGTACCGCCGTCCTGCTCTACTGCCGTGAGGGAGACGAGCGCTGGACGGAGGAGGACGGGGCCTGGATGTGGGGGCTCCGGGACGCCTGCACGCTCCACGGACTGCGCTGCGGTGCCTACATCACCCTGACGCACGGTGGTTGGCAGGTGTTGGGCGAAGGGCGCGGAGGCAGAAGCCCCCACTCCCATTCACAGCCGGTCGACATCGCGGACACGGCGGTGGACGAAGAGCCGTCCGCACCGCGCCGGGCGAGCGGCGCGGCCGAACCCCTGAGGCGTACGGCGGCCCGCTGACGCGTCGCCGCGTACAACGGCCCGCTCCCGGGCCGTTGTACGACGCGGGCCTCGTACGACACAGGCCTCGCGGAGCCCGTTGTACGGGCTCGCACAGCGGCTCGCCGAAGGCCGACGGCACGCGCCGATGCCCTCGGTCTCAGGAAGACCGCGCGCGCCGATGCCCTCGGTCTCAGGAAGACCGAGGGTCGACGGCTCGCGTCAGTGGCCGGAGGCGTCCGCTCAGACCGACGTGCCGAGCACGGCGTTGATCCGTGCGGGGTCACCGCACACGATCAGCAGCGCCTCGGCACGGTTCATGGCGGCGGGCAGCGCACGTGCCGTGGTCTCGTCGTCGCCGCCGTTGACGGCGACGACCACCACGGGCCGGGTGGAGGCGCGCTCCGCGACGGCCGCGTCCGCGAAGAACACGTCGTCGCCGGCGTCGTGCTGGGCCCAGTAGGAGGCTTCACCGAAGGACAGCTCGTGGGCCGCCCACGGGTGCGGCTCGCCGGTGGTGAGCACCAGGACGTCACCGGGGGCGCGGCCCGTTTCGAGCAGCAGGTCCACGGCCTCCTCGGCGGCGTCGAGGGCGCCGTCCACGGGGGCGGGGATCAGCTGGATCTGCGGGGTCCGCTGCGCGGAACGATTCTCCGGCCGGGGCGTGGGCTGCCCGGCAGCGGTGTGCGGACGCGGTGCCGCGGGCGTGGGCCTGGCCGGCCCGGGGCCGGGACGGCCGGGTCGGGGCGAGGCGGCGGAACGCGGGCCGGGTACAGGGCGTGGGGTCGGCGCGGGTCGGCCAACGGCCGGTGTGGCGCGGGGACCCTGGGCACTCTCGTGAATCTGAGGCTCCTCGGGGATGAGAGGCATAAATGGATGTCTATCAAACGCCGGTACGAGAGGCACCGGCGGGTGGCACGTCCCTGCGGCCCCCTCGGGGGGTGCCGCCACGTGCCGGGGCTCTGGGGGCGGGGTCAGAAGTCGAAGCCGAGCTGGCCCCCGCTTTCCAGTTCGGCCGCCTCCGCGGAGAGGCGGACTTTCCTCAGGTGGCGCCACTGGGGCAGCGCGTCCAGATACGCCCAGCTCAGGCGGTGGTGGGGCGTGGGCCCCCACTCCGCGAGCGCGGCCTTGTGCACGGGCGACGGATAACCGGCGTTGGCCGAGAACCCGAACGGCGCGTACGTCTCGGACTGCGCTTCCAGTTCGGCCATCAGCGCGTCCCGCCGCACCTTGGCGATCACCGAGGCTGCGGCCACCACGACACACGACTGGTCGCCCTTGATCACCGTACGGACCCGCCAGGGATCACCGAGGTAGTCGTGCTTCCCGTCGAGGATCACCGCGTCCGGACGCACCGGCAGGCCTTCCAGCGCCCGGACGGCGGCCAGGCGCAGGGCCGCGGTCATGCCCAGCTCGTCGATCTCTTCGACCGTGGCGTGGCCCAGGGCGTGGGCCGTGACCCACTTCTCGAGTTCGGCCGCCAGCTCGGTGCGACGCTTCGGGGTGAGGAGCTTGGAATCGGTGAGCCCGGCAGGAGGTCGGCGAAGCCCGGTGACCGCGGCGCAGACCGTGACGGGCCCGGCCCACGCCCCGCGTCCGACTTCGTCGACACCGGCGATGATCTTGGCGCCGGTTGTCGCTCGGATCGAGCGCTCGACGGTGTGGGTGGGTGGTTCGTACGGCATGGCGCCTGACAGGTTACGCCGCCCATCCCCTTCAGCGACACCCGGATTGGCATCCAGTGCCGTACTCGTCCCCGAACCGGCCTTCACGGCACAGCTGTCCGTTCGTCGGCACGCAGCCCGAACACTGATGGAATGCGAGATTCCGACCCGGTTGGCCCTGGTCGTGATGCGGTGCCGATCCCGCGCGGCCTCTGGGGTGCTGGCACGCAGTGCATTGGTGAACCCTCAAGGGATCCGGCGGTGTTGAAGGGCGCGAGGGCGCGAAGAGGCGTAAGCCCCGCGCGTCAGTGCCCCGGCGCGGCCGGCAGCCAGTCGGGCAGGGTCTCGGTCTGCTCCAGCCATGCGGCGGGCGGCGCACCGGCCGCCGTGGCGGCCACAACACCTCCGACGATGGCGCAGGTCGTGTCGACGTCGCCGCCCGCCTGGGCGGTCGTCCAGAAGGCCTGCTCGTAGTCGCCCAGGGAGCGGGCGGCGGACCAGAGCGCGAAGGGCACCGTGTCGTGGGCGCTGGTGCGTCGCCCGCAGCCGAGCACCGCCGCGACGGTCTGGGTGTCGCCGTAGTCGAGCATGTCGCGGGCGCGCCTCAGCCCGGCTCCGACAGCGCTGCGGGGTACCAGGGCGACGACGGCGTCGAGGAAGTCGGTCGGCTTGGGCGGGCCGGAGGGGGCCGCCGCGAGGGCCGCCGCCGCGGCCACGGCCATACAGCCGACGACGGCCTCCCGGTGCTGGTGCGTGGTGTAGGAGGAGATCTCGGCCTGGTGCGTGGCCTGCTCGGGGTCGTCGGCGTACCAGGCGCCGAGCGGGGCGATGCGCATCGCCGCGCCGTTGCCCCACGAGCCCTGCCCCTGGAAGAGCGCGGCGGCCAGCTCGCGCCAGTCGCCGCCTTCCCTGATCAGCCGCAGCATGCGGTTGACGGCGGGCCCGTAGCCGCGGTCGAAGTCGTGGTGCTCGGCGAAGGAGAGGGCGAGGGCGTCCTGGTCGATGCGGCCGTGCCGGGCGAGCACGGCGAGGACGGAGCAGGCCATCTCGGTGTCGTCGGTCCACTGCCAGGGGCCGGGCGGCAGCGCGGACCTCTTCAGCAGGGGATAGTTCGCCGGGACGAAGAACTGGGAGCCGAGGGCGTCGCCCACGGCCAGTCCGCGGAGGCTGGCCAGGGCGCGTTCGAAGCGCCGGCCGGGCGAGTCGAAGGAGGAGTCAGCGGTCATCGCACTGCCACTCTATCCGGTGGTGCCGTACGGCTCCGGTGTTCGCCAGCGCTCGAAGGGGCGGTCCAGGGCGTACCGCCCGTCCTCGCGGAGCAGCAGGGTGCGGGTCTCGCCGTTGCGGGGGTTGGACAGGCACTCGAATTCGTCGACGGTCCAGTGGAACCAGCGCATGCAGAACAGCCGCATGGCCAGTCCGTGGGTGACCAGCAGCACGTTCGGCGGGTGGTCGGGGGCCTCGAAGCTGCGGTGCAGGCTCTCCAGGAACCCGCCGACGCGGTCGTACACGTCGGCGCCGGACTCGCCCTGGGCGAAGCGGTAGAAGAAGTGCCCGTACGCGTCGCGGTACGCCTTCTGGAGCCGGATGTCGTCCCTGTCCTGCCAGTTCCCCCAGTCCTGCTCCCGCAGCCGTGGCTCTTCCCGGACGCGGACCAGCGCGGGGTCCAGCCCAAGCGCCCGGAACGTCTCGTGCGTGCGGCGGTAGGGCGAGACGTAGACGCTGACCCGCTCCCGGCCGAAGAGCGCGCGCAGCATCTCGCCGGTCTCCTCCGCCTGGCGCCGTCCCCTGTCGGTCAGGCGCAGCGCATGGTCCGGTTCCCGTTCGTACACCGTGTCGTCGACGTTGCCCTGGGACTCTCCGTGCCGGACGAGGACGATGCGACGGGGGCGTGCCATGGCACCGACCCTAGAGGGGAGGCCCCGGCGGGGCTCAGCCGGCCAGGTGTCCGGACTCCATCCGGTGTATGCGCCCGGTGAAGCGCCGGCGCAGCAGCCGGTCGTGGGAGACGATGACCAGCGCGCCGGTCCACCGTTCGAGTGCCTCCTCCAGCTCCTCCACCAGGCCGAGCGCCAGGTGGTTGGCGGGCTCGTCGAGGATCAGCAGGTCGGCGGGGCGGGCGAGGAGCCGGGCGAGGGCGAGCCGCCGGCGCTGGCCCGCGGACAGCGCGCCCACCGGCGTGTGCAGGTCGCGCGGCTGGAACAGTCCGTACGACAGGAGGAGTTCCGCCTGCTCGTCCTCCGTGAGCGGCAGGTCGCGGCCGAACGCCGCCAGCAGCCGCCGGGCCGGGCGGTCGACGGGTATCTCCTGGGCCAGGAAGCCGACGCGGCCGCGTCGGGTGACCGTGCCGGCGTCCGGTTCCAGCAGCCCGGCCATGAGGCGCAGCAGGGTGGACTTCCCGGCGCCGTTCCCGCCGTGGACCAGGACCTTCTCGCCGGCCCACACGGCGAGCCGCCCGACCGCCAGCCGGTCACCCACCCGTACGTCCGTCAGGGTCACGAGCTCGCCGTCGGCCGTGCCGGCGACGGGCCGTGCGGTGAAGGTCAGGGGGCGCGGCGGCTTGGGCACGGGCTGCTCCCTGAGCCGTCGCAGCCGCTCCTGGGCGCTTCTGATCCGTCCGGAGACGGACGCCTGGACGCGGCCGCCCGCCCGGTCGTAGGCCATCTTGTTGTTGTCCTTGATGGCCCGGCCGGCCGCGACGCCATGGGCGGTGGTCGCCGCGTATGCCTCCAGGCGGGCCGTCTCGTCGCACCACTCGGCATACGCCTGTTCCCACCGGCGGCGGGCGGCGGCCCGCTCCTCGCGGAAGCCCGCGAATCCGTTGCCGTAGCGCACGGCGGTCCGGCGGTCCGCGTCCACTTCGAGGACGGCCGTGGCCACGCGCTCCAGGAAGGTCCGGTCGTGGGACACGGCGACGACCGTTCCACGGTGGGCCACGAGGGCGTCCTCCAGCCAGTCCAGCGCGCCCTCGTCGAGGTGATTGGTGGGCTCGTCGAGAAGCAGCACCTCGGGTGCGGCGGCGATCAGGCAGGCGATGCCGAGCCTGGCCCGCTCCCCGCCCGAGAGGCTGCCGAGGGTCCGCTCGCGGCCGGTTCCCGCCAGCCCGAGGGCGTGGAGGGCCTTGTCCACGCGGGCATCCGCCTCGTACCCGCCGCGCAGCTCGAAGGCGGTGAGCAGGTCCCCGTACGCGGTGAGGGTGGCCTCGTCCGTGTGGCCGTCCGCGAGCTGTGCTTCGAGGGCGCGGAGGTCCGCCTCCATGGCGCGCAGTTCGTGAAGGGCCGCGTCGACGGCGTCGCCGACGGTGCGGTCGGGAGGCAACTGCGGGGTCTGGGCGAGGAGCCCGGCGCCGCCGCCGGCGACGGTGGTCACCTCCCCCTCGTCGGGTTTCTCCATGCCGGCGAGGAGGTGCAGGAGCGTCGACTTGCCCGCGCCGTTCTCCCCCACGATGCCGATCCGCTCACCGGGGCGCACGGTGAGGGAGACGTCGTCGAGCAGGAGACGCTCGCCGCGGGACTTGGTCACGTGACGGAGGGAGATCTGTGTGGGCAAGGGGCCTCCAGTGGCGAAACAGGACGGCGGAAGCAGGGGCGGTCGAGGCATCGAAAGCAAGGGCCGGAGCAGGAAGCGGCCGGAGCAGCGACGATCCCACGTAAACGCAACTTGTGTCGCGTTACCGGAAGTGTGGCACACTCATCCATCTAACGCAACAGGAGTAGCGATTGACCGAGCGAAGGGAGCAGGGAGTGGAGCAGGCCGCCGCCCCAGAACACGGGACCGAGCAGACCGCCGCCCCGGCGCCCGGGACGCGGCGCCCCGGCGGGCGCACCGCCCGGACGCGGGCCGCGGTGCGGGACGCCGTCCTCACGGGACTGGCCGAGCACGGTTATCCGGGACTGACCGTGGAGTACGTGGCCGAGCACTCGGGCGTCCACAAGACGACGCTGTACCGCAGGTGGGGCGGGGTCGAAGGGCTGGTGGCCGACGCACTCGACCTGGCGGGGGAGGACACGTGGAGCCCGCCCGACACGGGCAGCCTGGAGGGCGATCTGAGGGCGCTGGCCCGCGAGGTCTGCGACGCGTTCGCCGACGCGGCCGACGCCGCGGCGCCCACCGCGTTCATCGCCGCCGCGTTCCAGTCCGACCGGGCCGCCGACGCCCTGCGCGCGTTCTACGCGGAGCGGTTCTCCCGGTGCGAGGCGGTGGTGGCGCGCGCCGTCGCCCGAGGCGAGGCACCCGCGGACACGGATGCGGGCGCCGTTGTGCGCGCCGTGTCCGCGCCCCTCTTCCTGCGCCTGTTCGTGACCCGTGAGCCGATCGGCACCGCCCTGGCGGACCAGTCGGCGACGGCCGTTCTCGCCGCCGTCAGGGCAGGGGCGTTCTCCGCGGAGGAGTCCGCTCCGGGCGCCTGACCGGTCACACCGTCCAGGCGGCCTCGAGGTCGACGACGTCGCCCGTCAGAGCCGCCACGTCGGCGGCTATCTGGGCGCGCAGGGCGAGCCGCTCGACCCGTTCCTCGCGGTACTTGCCGTGCTCCGCCGCCGACTGCCACATGGACAGGACCAGGAACTCGTTCCCCGGCGCCTCGCCGAAGAGCCCGCGCAGCATGCCGGGCGAACCGGCCATCGCCGGGTTCCACACCTTCTCCTGCATGAGGGCGTAGTGCTCGACGCGGCCCTCGTGGATCCTGCTGTGCGCGACCCGAACGACGTCGGCGTCGGTGAAGCGCGGCTCGAAGCCCGTCTTCACGTCGAAGCGGTAGTCGAACAGCTTGACCTGCGGATCCTTGTACGTGCCGGACTGCGCCGCGGCCAGCCGGTCGTGCGACCTGGCCATGAACGAGTCGTAGAAGGGGCGGCTCTCCCAGAAGGAGAAGACATGGGCGACACCGGGGCGCAGTCGGCTCCACCCGCCGCCCTGCCCCCGGAACCCCGGTTCCCCGAGAAGTCCCGCCCACTTCCGCTGTCCCCGCTCGAACCCCCGACGGTCCACCACAGTGCAGCGAATCCACTTGACCAGCACCGCGCCATCGTACGGCGCGGGGCGCGGCAGAGGCCCTGGTCCGCCAGGACCGCTTCGCCTCGGGCAGGGCTGAATTCGCCCCGCCCGGTTGACGTCCGGCCGGCGTCCGGGTCGACAGCCGGCGAGGCCTCCGGTCCCCTCCCCCGGCCCCACTCGGGTCGGCCAACTGCGCCGAGATCACGCACGCGTGCGTGACACCATGGGCAAGGAGCCTGGCAGCACGGGGAGTTGGCCTCGTCCGCGAAAGGCCCGCGTACAAGGACCGTACGAGAGGGGAAACCGGTGAGCAGTCTCAACAAGGGGGTCGGCAAGGTCGAGGTGACGCTCAAGTGGGACCCGAGCCCGGCCGGTGGCCCGGACCACGACCTCGACATCATCGCCGCGGTCTATCCGACGGAGGACGCCTACGGTGCCCCCGTCTACCTGGTGCACTTCGACAGTCGGTCGCCGGACGGCACCATCACCCTCAGCAGGGACAGCCGGACGGGACAGGGGTTCGGTGTCGACGAGGCCATGACGCTGGAGCTGAACCGCCTTTCCCCGGCGTACGCGCGCGTGGTCGTGGGCGTGGCGATACAGCAGGGCAGCGGACGGGTCACGTTCGCCGACGTGGCCAACACGAAGGTCGTCGTACGCGAGGGCTACCGGGACCTGGAGAGCGACGACTTCTCCGGGCTGCCCACCGCCACGGCCGCGACGGTGGTCGAGTTCGTCCGCGAGGAGGAAGGCGGCTGGTCCGCCCGCAAGGACCTCCGCGGCTTCGACACGGACCCGCAGTCCTTCAGCGACCTGATGGGCGCGGCCCGCGCCTGAGGGGGCCGGGAACGGCCTGTCGCACAGCAACGGCCGCGCACAGCAGGAGGGGGGTGTCGGCGCGGGCCGACACCCCCCTCCTGGGGCTCACACGGTCAGTTCAGCGTCAGCTGCAACCGCTCGTCGAGCCGCAGCCCTCGCAGATGTAGCAGGAGCCGGCCCGCTGCATCTTCGTGCCGCAGGAGAAGCAGAGCGGCGCGTCGGCGCTGATGCCGAGCTGCATCTCGACCAGCTCCGCCGAGGTGTGCGCCTGCTTCGGCGCGGGAACCTCCGCCTTCACCACAGGGGCGGCCTTCGGGGCCTCCTGCTGGCGCGGGGCGGACTGGGCCAGGCCCTCGACGTCCACCTCGTCCTCGGCCGGCTCGTACGAACCGGTCTCCAGGTGGCGCTGGCGCTCCTCGGCCGAGTGGATGCCGAGCGCCGAGCGGGTCTCGAACGGCAGGAAGTCCAGCGCCAGGCGGCGGAAGATGTAGTCGACGATCGACTGCGCCATCCGCACGTCCGGGTCGTCCGTCATGCCGGCCGGCTCGAAACGCATGTTGGTGAACTTCGAGACGTAGGTCTCCAGCGGCACGCCGTACTGGAGGCCGACCGAGACGGCGATGGAGAAGGCGTCCATCATGCCCGCGAGGGTCGAGCCCTGCTTGGACATCTTCAGGAAGACCTCGCCGAGGCCGTCGTCCGGGTAGGAGTTGGCGGTCATGTAGCCCTCGGCGCCACCGACGGTGAAGGAGGTGGTGATGCCGGGGCGGCCCTTCGGGAGGCGCTTGCGGACCGGACGGTACTCGACGACCTTCTCGACCTTGGTCGGCTCGACGGCCTTCTCGGTCCTGGTCTCGGCCTTCTCCTCCTTCTTCTTGGCGGAGAGGGGCTGGCCGACCTTGCAGTTGTCGCGGTAGATGGCGAGCGCCTTGACGCCCATCTTCCAGGCCTCGAAGTAGATCTCCTCGACCTCCTCGACGGTCGCCGACTCCGGCATGTTGACCGTCTTGGAGAGCGCGCCGGAGATCCACGGCTGGATCGCGGCCATCATGCGGACGTGGCCCATCGGGGAGATGGCCCGCTCGCCCATGGCGCAGTCGAAGACCTCGTAGTGCTCCTGCTTGAGGCCCGGGGCGTCGATCACATTGCCGTGCTCGGCGATGTGGGCGACGATCGCCTCGATCTGCTCCTCCTGGTAGCCCAGGCGGCGCAGGGCCTGCGGGACCGTGCCGTTGACGATCTGCATCGAGCCGCCGCCGACCAGCTTCTTGAACTTGACCAGGGCGAGGTCCGGCTCCAGGCCGGTGGTGTCGCAGGACATGGCCAGACCGATGGTGCCGGTCGGGGCGATGACGGACGCCTGGGAGTTGCGGAAGCCGTTCTTCTCGCCGAGGCGGATCACGTCCTGCCAGGCCTCCGTGGCGGCGGCCCAGATCGGCGTGTCCAGGTCGTCCATGCGGACGGCCTCGGTGTTGGCGTCGGCGTGCTGCTTCATGACGCGCTTGTGCGCCTCGGCGTTGCGGGCGTAGCCGTCGTACGGGCCGACGACGGCGGCCAGCTCGGCGGAGCGGCGGTACGAGGTGCCGGTCATCAGCGAGGTGATGGCACCGGCCAGGGCGCGGCCGCCGTTGGAGTCGTACGCGTGGCCGGTCGCCATGAGGAGGGCGCCGAGGTTCGCGTAACCGATGCCGAGCTGGCGGAAGGCGCGGGTGTTCTCGCCGATCTTCTGGGTCGGGAAGTCCGCGAAGCAGATCGAGATGTCCATCGCGGTGATGACCAGCTCGACGACCTTCGAGAAGCGCTCGACGTCGAAGGACTGGTTGCCCTTGCCGTCGTCCTTCAGGAACTTCATCAGGTTCAGCGAGGCCAGGTTGCACGAGGTGTTGTCCAGGTGCATGTACTCGCTGCACGGGTTCGAGCCGTTGATACGGCCGGACTCGGGGCAGGTGTGCCAGTGGTTGATGGTGTCGTCGTACTGGATGCCCGGGTCGGCGCAGGCCCAGGCGGCCTCGGCCATCTTGCGGAACAGCGCCTTGGCGTCGACCTCCTCGATGACCTCGCCGGTCATACGGGCGCGCAGGCCGAACTTGCCGCCGGACTCCACGGCCTTCATGAACTCGTCGTTCACGCGGACCGAGTTGTTGGCGTTCTGGTACTGGACGGACGTGATGTCGTCGCCGCCCAGGTCCATGTCGAAGCCCGCGTCGCGCAGGGCGCGGATCTTCTCCTCTTCCTTCACCTTGGTCTCGATGAAGTCCTCGATGTCGGGGTGGTCGACGTCGAGGATGACCATCTTGGCGGCGCGGCGGGTGGCGCCACCGGACTTGATCGTTCCTGCCGACGCGTCGGCGCCGCGCATGAAGGAGACCGGGCCGGAGGCGTTGCCGCCGGAGGAGAGCAGCTCCTTGGAGGAGCGGATACGGGAGAGGTTCAGGCCGGCGCCG is a window encoding:
- a CDS encoding YdbC family protein → MLVKWIRCTVVDRRGFERGQRKWAGLLGEPGFRGQGGGWSRLRPGVAHVFSFWESRPFYDSFMARSHDRLAAAQSGTYKDPQVKLFDYRFDVKTGFEPRFTDADVVRVAHSRIHEGRVEHYALMQEKVWNPAMAGSPGMLRGLFGEAPGNEFLVLSMWQSAAEHGKYREERVERLALRAQIAADVAALTGDVVDLEAAWTV
- a CDS encoding TerD family protein; this encodes MSSLNKGVGKVEVTLKWDPSPAGGPDHDLDIIAAVYPTEDAYGAPVYLVHFDSRSPDGTITLSRDSRTGQGFGVDEAMTLELNRLSPAYARVVVGVAIQQGSGRVTFADVANTKVVVREGYRDLESDDFSGLPTATAATVVEFVREEEGGWSARKDLRGFDTDPQSFSDLMGAARA
- a CDS encoding vitamin B12-dependent ribonucleotide reductase, with amino-acid sequence MTETTSGPARGSRAKGSKATKGLRIERIHTTPGVHPYDEVVWERRDVVMTNWRDGSVNFEQRGVEFPDFWSVNAVNIVTSKYFRGAVGTPQRETGLKQLIDRIVKTYTKAGEEYGYFASPADAEIFEHELAYALLHQIFSFNSPVWFNVGTPQPQQVSACFILSVDDSMESILDWYKEEGMIFKGGSGAGLNLSRIRSSKELLSSGGNASGPVSFMRGADASAGTIKSGGATRRAAKMVILDVDHPDIEDFIETKVKEEEKIRALRDAGFDMDLGGDDITSVQYQNANNSVRVNDEFMKAVESGGKFGLRARMTGEVIEEVDAKALFRKMAEAAWACADPGIQYDDTINHWHTCPESGRINGSNPCSEYMHLDNTSCNLASLNLMKFLKDDGKGNQSFDVERFSKVVELVITAMDISICFADFPTQKIGENTRAFRQLGIGYANLGALLMATGHAYDSNGGRALAGAITSLMTGTSYRRSAELAAVVGPYDGYARNAEAHKRVMKQHADANTEAVRMDDLDTPIWAAATEAWQDVIRLGEKNGFRNSQASVIAPTGTIGLAMSCDTTGLEPDLALVKFKKLVGGGSMQIVNGTVPQALRRLGYQEEQIEAIVAHIAEHGNVIDAPGLKQEHYEVFDCAMGERAISPMGHVRMMAAIQPWISGALSKTVNMPESATVEEVEEIYFEAWKMGVKALAIYRDNCKVGQPLSAKKKEEKAETRTEKAVEPTKVEKVVEYRPVRKRLPKGRPGITTSFTVGGAEGYMTANSYPDDGLGEVFLKMSKQGSTLAGMMDAFSIAVSVGLQYGVPLETYVSKFTNMRFEPAGMTDDPDVRMAQSIVDYIFRRLALDFLPFETRSALGIHSAEERQRHLETGSYEPAEDEVDVEGLAQSAPRQQEAPKAAPVVKAEVPAPKQAHTSAELVEMQLGISADAPLCFSCGTKMQRAGSCYICEGCGSTSGCS